A single Vulpes lagopus strain Blue_001 chromosome 3, ASM1834538v1, whole genome shotgun sequence DNA region contains:
- the GIGYF1 gene encoding GRB10-interacting GYF protein 1 isoform X5 translates to MAAETLNFGPEWLRALSSGGSVASPPPSPAMPKYKLADYRYGREEMLALYVKEDKVPDELQDKEFAAVLQEEPLQPLALEPLTEEEQRNFSLSVNSVAVLRLMGKGAGPPLGGTSRGRGSTRSRGRGRGDSCFYQRSIEEGDGAFGRNPREIQRSQSWDDRGERRFEKSARRDGARSGFEEGGAGPRKEHARSDSENWRSLREEQEEEEEGSWRLGAGPRRDGDRWRSASPDGGPRSAGWREHGDRRRKFEFDLRGDRGGCGEEEGRGGGGSSHLRRCRGPDGFEEDKDGLPEWCLDDEDEEMGTFDASGAFLPLKKGPKEPIPEEQELDFQGLEEEEEEPSEGLDEGAPEAGGKELTPLPSQEEKSSSPSPLPTLGPLWGANGEGDDPADKDLPATEDDMRGVPLSPGVGSPSGPPGDLEDDEGLKHLQQEAEKLVASLQDSSLEEEQFTAAMQAQGLRHSAAATALPLSHGAARKWFYKDPQGEIQGPFTTQEMAEWFQAGYFSMALLVKRGCDEGFQPLGEVIKMWGRVPFAPGPSPPPLLGNMDQERLKKQQELAAAALYQQLQHQQFLQLVGSRQLPQCALREKAALGDLSPPQQQQLTAFLQQLQALKPPRGGDQNLLPTMNRSLSVPDSGPLWDIHTSASSQSGGEASLWDIPINSSTQGPILEQLQLQHKFQERREVELRAKREEEERKRREEKRRQQQQQQEEQKRRQEEEELFRRKQVRQQELLLKLLQQQQAAAVQVPPAPSSPPPLWAGLAKQGLSMKTLLELQLEGERQLHKQPSPREPSRAQAPNHRVQLGGLGSAPLNQWVSEAGPLWGGPDKSGGGSSGPGLWEDTLKSGGSLARSLGLKNSRSSPSLSDSYSHLSGRPVRKKTEEEEKLLKLLQGIPRPQDGFTQWCEQMLHTLSTTGSLDVPMAVAILKEVESPYDVHDYIRSCLGDTLEAKEFAKQFLERRAKQKASQQRQQQQTAFQTNHSTKLGPGEGSKAKRRALMLHSDPSILGYSLHGPSGEIESVDDY, encoded by the exons ATGGCAGCAGAGACCCTCAATTTTGGGCCTGAGTG GTTGAGGGCCCTTTCCAGTGGTGGCAGtgtggcctccccacccccatcccctgccatgCCCAAATATAAGCTGGCTGACTATCGCTATGGGCGAGAAGAGATGTTGGCTCTCTATGTCAAGGAGGACAAG GTGCCTGATGAGCTGCAGGACAAGGAGTTTGCTGCAGTGCTACAGGAGGAGCCACTGCAGCCTCTGGCTCTGGAGCCTCTGACtgaggaggagcag AGAAACTTCTCCCTGTCAGTGAACAGTGTGGCTGTGCTGAGGCTGATGGGGAAAGGGGCTGGCCCCCCCCTAGGTGGCACCTCCCGTGGCAGGGGCAGCACTCGGAGCCGAG GCCGAGGCCGTGGTGATAGTTGCTTTTACCAAAGAAGCATTGAAGAAGGCGATGGGGCCTTTGGCCGAAACCCTCGGGAGATTCAGCGTAGCCAGAGTTGGGATGACAG AGGCGAGAGAAGGTTCGAGAAGTCAGCCAGGAGGGACGGAG CACGATCCGGGTttgaggagggaggggctggcccAAGGAAGGAACATGCCCGCTCAGATAGCGAGAACTGGCGTTCTCTCCGAGAGGAgcaagaagaagaggaggagggcagttGGAGACTTGGGGCAGGACCCCGGCGAGATGGCGACCGCTGGCGCTCAGCCAGCCCCG ATGGCGGCCCCCGCTCTGCTGGTTGGCGGGAACATGGGGACCGGCGTCGCAAGTTTGAATTTGATTTGCGAGGGGATCGAGGAGGGTGTGGTGAAGAGgaagggcggggtgggggaggcagctcTCACCTCCGGAGGTGCCGAGGGCCTGACGGCTTTGAGGAAGACAAGGATGGGCTCCCAGAGTGGTGCCTGGATGATGAGGATGAAGAGATGGGCACTTTTGATGCCTCTGGGGCCTTCTTGCCTCTCAAG AAAGGTCCCAAGGAGCCTATTCCTGAGGAGCAGGAGCTCGACTTCCAGGgcctggaggaagaagaggaagagcctTCTGAAGGGCTAGATGAGGGGGCTCCTGAAGCAG GAGGGAAGGAACTGACCCCACTGCCCTCTCAGGAGGAGAAGTCCAgctccccatccccactgcccACCTTGGGCCCACTCTGGGGAGCTAATGGGGAAGGTGATGACCCTGCAGACAAGGACCTGCCAGCCACTGAAG aTGATATGAGGGGAGTGCCTCTGAGTCCTGGTGTGGGCTCACCCTCTGGCCCACCTGGAGATCTGGAGGACGATGAAGGCCTGAAGCACCTGCAGCAG GAGGCAGAGAAGCTGGTGGCCTCGCTGCAGGACagctccctggaggaggagcagTTCACGGCCGCCATGCAGGCCCAGGGCCTGCGCCACTCAGCAGCTGCCACTGCCCTCCCCCTTAGCCACGGTGCAGCCCGGAAGTGGTTCTACAAGGACCCTCAGGGCGAGATCCAAG GTCCCTTCACAACACAGGAGATGGCAGAGTGGTTCCAGGCAGGCTATTTCTCTATGGCACTGCTTGTGAAGCGGGGCTGTGATGAGGGCTTCCAGCCACTGGGTGAGGTGATCAAGATGTGGGGTCGTGTGCCCTTTGCCCCAGGACCCTCACCCCCCCCACTGTTG GGCAACATGGACCAGGAGCGGCTGAAGAAGCAGCAGGAGCTGGCTGCGGCGGCCTTGTACCAGCAGCTGCAGCACCAGCAGTTTCTGCAGCTGGTTGGCAG CCGGCAGCTCCCACAGTGCGCGCTCCGGGAGAAGGCAGCTCTGGGGGACCTGAGCCCGCCACAGCAACAGCAGCTCACTGCGTTCCTGCAGCAGCTCCAAGCTCTCAAACCTCCCAG AGGTGGGGACCAGAACCTGCTCCCGACCATGAACCGGTCCTTGTCGGTGCCGGATTCAGGTCCCCTTTGGGACATACATACCTCAGCCTCATCACAGTCAG GCGGTGAGGCCAGTCTTTGGGACATACCAATTAACTCTTCGACTCAGGGTCCAATTCTAGAACAACTCCAGTTGCAACACAAA TTCCAAGAGCGCAGAGAAGTGGAGCTCAGGGCGAAGCGGGAAGAGGAGGAGCGCAAACGGCGGGAGGAGAAGCGGaggcagcaacagcagcagcaggaggagcagaagcggcggcaggaggaggaggagctatTCCGGCGCAAGCAG GTGCGGCAGCAGGAGCTCTTGCTGAAgctgctgcagcagcagcaggcagctGCTGTCCAGGTGCCGCCGGcgcccagctccccgcccccatTGTGGGCTGGCCTGGCCAAGCAGGGGCTCTCCATGAAGACGCTGCTGGAGCTGCAGTTGGAGGGCGAGCGGCAGCTGCACAAGCAGCCCTCACCCCGGGAGCCATCGCGGGCCCAGGCCCCCAACCACCGTGTG CAGCTTGGGGGCCTGGGCTCGGCCCCCCTGAACCAGTGGGTATCTGAGGCCGGGCCGCTGTGGGGCGGGCCCGACAAGAGTGGGGGCGGCAGCAGCGGCCCGGGGCTCTGGGAGGACACCCTCAAGAGTGGCGGGAGCCTGGCCCGCAGCCTGGGCCTAAAGAACAGCCGGAGCAGCCCCTCTCTCAG TGACTCGTACAGCCACCTGTCAGGTCGGCCTGTGCGCAAaaagacagaggaggaagagaagctgCTGAAGCTGCTGCAGGgcatccccaggccccaggatggCTTCACCCAGTGGTGTGAGCAGATGCTGCACACGCTGAGCACCACAGGCAGCCTGGATG TGCCCATGGCTGTAGCGATCCTCAAGGAGGTAGAATCCCCCTACGACGTCCACGATTATATCCGTTCTTGCTTGGGGGACACGCTGGAAGCCAAAGAATTTGCCAAACAGTTCCTGGAACGGAGGGCCAAACAGAAAGCCAGCCAGCaacggcagcagcagcag ACAGCCTTTCAGACCAACCACAGCACCAAACTCGGCCCTGGGGAGGGCAGCAAGGCCAAGAGGCGGGCGCTGATGCTGCACTCAGATCCTAGCATCTTGG GGTACTCCCTGCACGGACCTTCTGGTGAGATCGAGAGCGTGGATGACTACTGA
- the GIGYF1 gene encoding GRB10-interacting GYF protein 1 isoform X2, protein MAAETLNFGPEWLRALSSGGSVASPPPSPAMPKYKLADYRYGREEMLALYVKEDKVPDELQDKEFAAVLQEEPLQPLALEPLTEEEQRNFSLSVNSVAVLRLMGKGAGPPLGGTSRGRGSTRSRGRGRGDSCFYQRSIEEGDGAFGRNPREIQRSQSWDDRGERRFEKSARRDGARSGFEEGGAGPRKEHARSDSENWRSLREEQEEEEEGSWRLGAGPRRDGDRWRSASPDGGPRSAGWREHGDRRRKFEFDLRGDRGGCGEEEGRGGGGSSHLRRCRGPDGFEEDKDGLPEWCLDDEDEEMGTFDASGAFLPLKKGPKEPIPEEQELDFQGLEEEEEEPSEGLDEGAPEAGGKELTPLPSQEEKSSSPSPLPTLGPLWGANGEGDDPADKDLPATEDDMRGVPLSPGVGSPSGPPGDLEDDEGLKHLQQEAEKLVASLQDSSLEEEQFTAAMQAQGLRHSAAATALPLSHGAARKWFYKDPQGEIQGPFTTQEMAEWFQAGYFSMALLVKRGCDEGFQPLGEVIKMWGRVPFAPGPSPPPLLGNMDQERLKKQQELAAAALYQQLQHQQFLQLVGSRQLPQCALREKAALGDLSPPQQQQLTAFLQQLQALKPPRGGDQNLLPTMNRSLSVPDSGPLWDIHTSASSQSGGEASLWDIPINSSTQGPILEQLQLQHKFQERREVELRAKREEEERKRREEKRRQQQQQQEEQKRRQEEEELFRRKQVRQQELLLKLLQQQQAAAVQVPPAPSSPPPLWAGLAKQGLSMKTLLELQLEGERQLHKQPSPREPSRAQAPNHRVLGGLGSAPLNQWVSEAGPLWGGPDKSGGGSSGPGLWEDTLKSGGSLARSLGLKNSRSSPSLSDSYSHLSGRPVRKKTEEEEKLLKLLQGIPRPQDGFTQWCEQMLHTLSTTGSLDVPMAVAILKEVESPYDVHDYIRSCLGDTLEAKEFAKQFLERRAKQKASQQRQQQQEAWLSSGSLQTAFQTNHSTKLGPGEGSKAKRRALMLHSDPSILGEFGVWPCRRFLTQQGPGA, encoded by the exons ATGGCAGCAGAGACCCTCAATTTTGGGCCTGAGTG GTTGAGGGCCCTTTCCAGTGGTGGCAGtgtggcctccccacccccatcccctgccatgCCCAAATATAAGCTGGCTGACTATCGCTATGGGCGAGAAGAGATGTTGGCTCTCTATGTCAAGGAGGACAAG GTGCCTGATGAGCTGCAGGACAAGGAGTTTGCTGCAGTGCTACAGGAGGAGCCACTGCAGCCTCTGGCTCTGGAGCCTCTGACtgaggaggagcag AGAAACTTCTCCCTGTCAGTGAACAGTGTGGCTGTGCTGAGGCTGATGGGGAAAGGGGCTGGCCCCCCCCTAGGTGGCACCTCCCGTGGCAGGGGCAGCACTCGGAGCCGAG GCCGAGGCCGTGGTGATAGTTGCTTTTACCAAAGAAGCATTGAAGAAGGCGATGGGGCCTTTGGCCGAAACCCTCGGGAGATTCAGCGTAGCCAGAGTTGGGATGACAG AGGCGAGAGAAGGTTCGAGAAGTCAGCCAGGAGGGACGGAG CACGATCCGGGTttgaggagggaggggctggcccAAGGAAGGAACATGCCCGCTCAGATAGCGAGAACTGGCGTTCTCTCCGAGAGGAgcaagaagaagaggaggagggcagttGGAGACTTGGGGCAGGACCCCGGCGAGATGGCGACCGCTGGCGCTCAGCCAGCCCCG ATGGCGGCCCCCGCTCTGCTGGTTGGCGGGAACATGGGGACCGGCGTCGCAAGTTTGAATTTGATTTGCGAGGGGATCGAGGAGGGTGTGGTGAAGAGgaagggcggggtgggggaggcagctcTCACCTCCGGAGGTGCCGAGGGCCTGACGGCTTTGAGGAAGACAAGGATGGGCTCCCAGAGTGGTGCCTGGATGATGAGGATGAAGAGATGGGCACTTTTGATGCCTCTGGGGCCTTCTTGCCTCTCAAG AAAGGTCCCAAGGAGCCTATTCCTGAGGAGCAGGAGCTCGACTTCCAGGgcctggaggaagaagaggaagagcctTCTGAAGGGCTAGATGAGGGGGCTCCTGAAGCAG GAGGGAAGGAACTGACCCCACTGCCCTCTCAGGAGGAGAAGTCCAgctccccatccccactgcccACCTTGGGCCCACTCTGGGGAGCTAATGGGGAAGGTGATGACCCTGCAGACAAGGACCTGCCAGCCACTGAAG aTGATATGAGGGGAGTGCCTCTGAGTCCTGGTGTGGGCTCACCCTCTGGCCCACCTGGAGATCTGGAGGACGATGAAGGCCTGAAGCACCTGCAGCAG GAGGCAGAGAAGCTGGTGGCCTCGCTGCAGGACagctccctggaggaggagcagTTCACGGCCGCCATGCAGGCCCAGGGCCTGCGCCACTCAGCAGCTGCCACTGCCCTCCCCCTTAGCCACGGTGCAGCCCGGAAGTGGTTCTACAAGGACCCTCAGGGCGAGATCCAAG GTCCCTTCACAACACAGGAGATGGCAGAGTGGTTCCAGGCAGGCTATTTCTCTATGGCACTGCTTGTGAAGCGGGGCTGTGATGAGGGCTTCCAGCCACTGGGTGAGGTGATCAAGATGTGGGGTCGTGTGCCCTTTGCCCCAGGACCCTCACCCCCCCCACTGTTG GGCAACATGGACCAGGAGCGGCTGAAGAAGCAGCAGGAGCTGGCTGCGGCGGCCTTGTACCAGCAGCTGCAGCACCAGCAGTTTCTGCAGCTGGTTGGCAG CCGGCAGCTCCCACAGTGCGCGCTCCGGGAGAAGGCAGCTCTGGGGGACCTGAGCCCGCCACAGCAACAGCAGCTCACTGCGTTCCTGCAGCAGCTCCAAGCTCTCAAACCTCCCAG AGGTGGGGACCAGAACCTGCTCCCGACCATGAACCGGTCCTTGTCGGTGCCGGATTCAGGTCCCCTTTGGGACATACATACCTCAGCCTCATCACAGTCAG GCGGTGAGGCCAGTCTTTGGGACATACCAATTAACTCTTCGACTCAGGGTCCAATTCTAGAACAACTCCAGTTGCAACACAAA TTCCAAGAGCGCAGAGAAGTGGAGCTCAGGGCGAAGCGGGAAGAGGAGGAGCGCAAACGGCGGGAGGAGAAGCGGaggcagcaacagcagcagcaggaggagcagaagcggcggcaggaggaggaggagctatTCCGGCGCAAGCAG GTGCGGCAGCAGGAGCTCTTGCTGAAgctgctgcagcagcagcaggcagctGCTGTCCAGGTGCCGCCGGcgcccagctccccgcccccatTGTGGGCTGGCCTGGCCAAGCAGGGGCTCTCCATGAAGACGCTGCTGGAGCTGCAGTTGGAGGGCGAGCGGCAGCTGCACAAGCAGCCCTCACCCCGGGAGCCATCGCGGGCCCAGGCCCCCAACCACCGTGTG CTTGGGGGCCTGGGCTCGGCCCCCCTGAACCAGTGGGTATCTGAGGCCGGGCCGCTGTGGGGCGGGCCCGACAAGAGTGGGGGCGGCAGCAGCGGCCCGGGGCTCTGGGAGGACACCCTCAAGAGTGGCGGGAGCCTGGCCCGCAGCCTGGGCCTAAAGAACAGCCGGAGCAGCCCCTCTCTCAG TGACTCGTACAGCCACCTGTCAGGTCGGCCTGTGCGCAAaaagacagaggaggaagagaagctgCTGAAGCTGCTGCAGGgcatccccaggccccaggatggCTTCACCCAGTGGTGTGAGCAGATGCTGCACACGCTGAGCACCACAGGCAGCCTGGATG TGCCCATGGCTGTAGCGATCCTCAAGGAGGTAGAATCCCCCTACGACGTCCACGATTATATCCGTTCTTGCTTGGGGGACACGCTGGAAGCCAAAGAATTTGCCAAACAGTTCCTGGAACGGAGGGCCAAACAGAAAGCCAGCCAGCaacggcagcagcagcag GAGGCATGGCTGAGCAGTGGCTCCCTACAGACAGCCTTTCAGACCAACCACAGCACCAAACTCGGCCCTGGGGAGGGCAGCAAGGCCAAGAGGCGGGCGCTGATGCTGCACTCAGATCCTAGCATCTTGGGTGAGTTTGGGGTGTGGCCATGCAGGAGGTTTCTTACTCAGCAGGGGCCAGGAGCCTAG
- the GIGYF1 gene encoding GRB10-interacting GYF protein 1 isoform X6, with product MGKGAGPPLGGTSRGRGSTRSRGRGRGDSCFYQRSIEEGDGAFGRNPREIQRSQSWDDRGERRFEKSARRDGARSGFEEGGAGPRKEHARSDSENWRSLREEQEEEEEGSWRLGAGPRRDGDRWRSASPDGGPRSAGWREHGDRRRKFEFDLRGDRGGCGEEEGRGGGGSSHLRRCRGPDGFEEDKDGLPEWCLDDEDEEMGTFDASGAFLPLKKGPKEPIPEEQELDFQGLEEEEEEPSEGLDEGAPEAGGKELTPLPSQEEKSSSPSPLPTLGPLWGANGEGDDPADKDLPATEDDMRGVPLSPGVGSPSGPPGDLEDDEGLKHLQQEAEKLVASLQDSSLEEEQFTAAMQAQGLRHSAAATALPLSHGAARKWFYKDPQGEIQGPFTTQEMAEWFQAGYFSMALLVKRGCDEGFQPLGEVIKMWGRVPFAPGPSPPPLLGNMDQERLKKQQELAAAALYQQLQHQQFLQLVGSRQLPQCALREKAALGDLSPPQQQQLTAFLQQLQALKPPRGGDQNLLPTMNRSLSVPDSGPLWDIHTSASSQSGGEASLWDIPINSSTQGPILEQLQLQHKFQERREVELRAKREEEERKRREEKRRQQQQQQEEQKRRQEEEELFRRKQVRQQELLLKLLQQQQAAAVQVPPAPSSPPPLWAGLAKQGLSMKTLLELQLEGERQLHKQPSPREPSRAQAPNHRVQLGGLGSAPLNQWVSEAGPLWGGPDKSGGGSSGPGLWEDTLKSGGSLARSLGLKNSRSSPSLSDSYSHLSGRPVRKKTEEEEKLLKLLQGIPRPQDGFTQWCEQMLHTLSTTGSLDVPMAVAILKEVESPYDVHDYIRSCLGDTLEAKEFAKQFLERRAKQKASQQRQQQQEAWLSSGSLQTAFQTNHSTKLGPGEGSKAKRRALMLHSDPSILGEFGVWPCRRFLTQQGPGA from the exons ATGGGGAAAGGGGCTGGCCCCCCCCTAGGTGGCACCTCCCGTGGCAGGGGCAGCACTCGGAGCCGAG GCCGAGGCCGTGGTGATAGTTGCTTTTACCAAAGAAGCATTGAAGAAGGCGATGGGGCCTTTGGCCGAAACCCTCGGGAGATTCAGCGTAGCCAGAGTTGGGATGACAG AGGCGAGAGAAGGTTCGAGAAGTCAGCCAGGAGGGACGGAG CACGATCCGGGTttgaggagggaggggctggcccAAGGAAGGAACATGCCCGCTCAGATAGCGAGAACTGGCGTTCTCTCCGAGAGGAgcaagaagaagaggaggagggcagttGGAGACTTGGGGCAGGACCCCGGCGAGATGGCGACCGCTGGCGCTCAGCCAGCCCCG ATGGCGGCCCCCGCTCTGCTGGTTGGCGGGAACATGGGGACCGGCGTCGCAAGTTTGAATTTGATTTGCGAGGGGATCGAGGAGGGTGTGGTGAAGAGgaagggcggggtgggggaggcagctcTCACCTCCGGAGGTGCCGAGGGCCTGACGGCTTTGAGGAAGACAAGGATGGGCTCCCAGAGTGGTGCCTGGATGATGAGGATGAAGAGATGGGCACTTTTGATGCCTCTGGGGCCTTCTTGCCTCTCAAG AAAGGTCCCAAGGAGCCTATTCCTGAGGAGCAGGAGCTCGACTTCCAGGgcctggaggaagaagaggaagagcctTCTGAAGGGCTAGATGAGGGGGCTCCTGAAGCAG GAGGGAAGGAACTGACCCCACTGCCCTCTCAGGAGGAGAAGTCCAgctccccatccccactgcccACCTTGGGCCCACTCTGGGGAGCTAATGGGGAAGGTGATGACCCTGCAGACAAGGACCTGCCAGCCACTGAAG aTGATATGAGGGGAGTGCCTCTGAGTCCTGGTGTGGGCTCACCCTCTGGCCCACCTGGAGATCTGGAGGACGATGAAGGCCTGAAGCACCTGCAGCAG GAGGCAGAGAAGCTGGTGGCCTCGCTGCAGGACagctccctggaggaggagcagTTCACGGCCGCCATGCAGGCCCAGGGCCTGCGCCACTCAGCAGCTGCCACTGCCCTCCCCCTTAGCCACGGTGCAGCCCGGAAGTGGTTCTACAAGGACCCTCAGGGCGAGATCCAAG GTCCCTTCACAACACAGGAGATGGCAGAGTGGTTCCAGGCAGGCTATTTCTCTATGGCACTGCTTGTGAAGCGGGGCTGTGATGAGGGCTTCCAGCCACTGGGTGAGGTGATCAAGATGTGGGGTCGTGTGCCCTTTGCCCCAGGACCCTCACCCCCCCCACTGTTG GGCAACATGGACCAGGAGCGGCTGAAGAAGCAGCAGGAGCTGGCTGCGGCGGCCTTGTACCAGCAGCTGCAGCACCAGCAGTTTCTGCAGCTGGTTGGCAG CCGGCAGCTCCCACAGTGCGCGCTCCGGGAGAAGGCAGCTCTGGGGGACCTGAGCCCGCCACAGCAACAGCAGCTCACTGCGTTCCTGCAGCAGCTCCAAGCTCTCAAACCTCCCAG AGGTGGGGACCAGAACCTGCTCCCGACCATGAACCGGTCCTTGTCGGTGCCGGATTCAGGTCCCCTTTGGGACATACATACCTCAGCCTCATCACAGTCAG GCGGTGAGGCCAGTCTTTGGGACATACCAATTAACTCTTCGACTCAGGGTCCAATTCTAGAACAACTCCAGTTGCAACACAAA TTCCAAGAGCGCAGAGAAGTGGAGCTCAGGGCGAAGCGGGAAGAGGAGGAGCGCAAACGGCGGGAGGAGAAGCGGaggcagcaacagcagcagcaggaggagcagaagcggcggcaggaggaggaggagctatTCCGGCGCAAGCAG GTGCGGCAGCAGGAGCTCTTGCTGAAgctgctgcagcagcagcaggcagctGCTGTCCAGGTGCCGCCGGcgcccagctccccgcccccatTGTGGGCTGGCCTGGCCAAGCAGGGGCTCTCCATGAAGACGCTGCTGGAGCTGCAGTTGGAGGGCGAGCGGCAGCTGCACAAGCAGCCCTCACCCCGGGAGCCATCGCGGGCCCAGGCCCCCAACCACCGTGTG CAGCTTGGGGGCCTGGGCTCGGCCCCCCTGAACCAGTGGGTATCTGAGGCCGGGCCGCTGTGGGGCGGGCCCGACAAGAGTGGGGGCGGCAGCAGCGGCCCGGGGCTCTGGGAGGACACCCTCAAGAGTGGCGGGAGCCTGGCCCGCAGCCTGGGCCTAAAGAACAGCCGGAGCAGCCCCTCTCTCAG TGACTCGTACAGCCACCTGTCAGGTCGGCCTGTGCGCAAaaagacagaggaggaagagaagctgCTGAAGCTGCTGCAGGgcatccccaggccccaggatggCTTCACCCAGTGGTGTGAGCAGATGCTGCACACGCTGAGCACCACAGGCAGCCTGGATG TGCCCATGGCTGTAGCGATCCTCAAGGAGGTAGAATCCCCCTACGACGTCCACGATTATATCCGTTCTTGCTTGGGGGACACGCTGGAAGCCAAAGAATTTGCCAAACAGTTCCTGGAACGGAGGGCCAAACAGAAAGCCAGCCAGCaacggcagcagcagcag GAGGCATGGCTGAGCAGTGGCTCCCTACAGACAGCCTTTCAGACCAACCACAGCACCAAACTCGGCCCTGGGGAGGGCAGCAAGGCCAAGAGGCGGGCGCTGATGCTGCACTCAGATCCTAGCATCTTGGGTGAGTTTGGGGTGTGGCCATGCAGGAGGTTTCTTACTCAGCAGGGGCCAGGAGCCTAG